The sequence below is a genomic window from Tenacibaculum tangerinum.
AGTATTACTACGGGTTTAGCGGTTATGAAACTAAACAGCGATTTAGGGTATAAACCTGTTACCTTTTCTGAACTTACCGATGACCAATCTTTTTGGAATGGTTGCCAAACCTGCAAAAACTACGATGTTTTACAGCGTACTCAACAAAAAATGTGTTTGTGTACGGGCATGTTATACGACCCTAATAAAAAGACACCACATATTAAAGTGAAAGAAAAAGTTTTTCAAAGACTTAAAAGAATCAAAGAAACTATCTTCTTAAAAAAAGACAAAAAATGAAAAAATTAGTAATTGCTTATAGTGGCGGATTAGACACTTCATACTGTGCCGTTAGTTTATCAAAACAAGGATATGAAGTGCATGCTGTAAGCGTGAACACAGGTGGATTTTCTTCCGAAGAAATTAAAAACATTGAAAAAAATGCGTACACCATGGGAGTGGCTACCTATAAAAACATTAATGCCGTAACAGATTATTACGACCAGGTAATTAAGTACTTAATTTTTGGCAATGTGTTAAAAAACAACACTTACCCGCTTTCGGTGAGTGCCGAGAGAATTATACAAGCCATCAAAATTGTGGAGTATGCCAAAAGTATTGGTGCCAATTCTATTGCTCATGGAAGTACGGGGGCTGGAAACGATCAGGTGAGGTTTGACATGATTTTTCAAACCTTAGCTCCTGAAATCGAAATCATCACACCTATTAGAGATTTACAACTTTCAAGACAGGAAGAAATCGAATATTTAAAAAACAACGGCATTGATTTATCTTGGGAAAAGGCTAAATATTCTGTAAACAAAGGGCTGTGGGGAACTAGTGTAGGTGGTGAAGAAACCTTAACCTCTAAGAACCCACTACCAGAGCATGCCTATCCGTCACAAGTAACGAAAACAACACCCGAGCAAGTAAAACTTTCGTTTGTAAAAGGAGAATTGGTTGCCGTTAACGACCATAAAGAAACTCCTGTACAAAATATTGAGTATTTGAATGCGATAGCTTCTGAGTTCGGAATTGGTAGAGACATTCATGTAGGTGATACTATTGTAGGAATTAAAGGAAGAGTGGGCTTTGAAGCAGCAGCAGCGTTAATTACCATTAAAGCACACCATTTGTTAGAAAAACACACGCTAACGAAATGGCAATTGCAACATAAAGAGTACTTGGCAAGTTTTTATGGAATGCATTTACACGAAGGTCAGTATTTAGACCCTGTAATGAGAGATATAGAGGCTTTCTTAGAAAACAGTCAGTCGAAAGTCACGGGAGAGGTGTTTGTAACCTTAAGACCATATCATTTTACTTTAGATGGAATTGATTCTCCGCACGATTTAATGAATGCTAAATTCGGAAGCTACGGGGAGCTAAACAAAGGTTGGACAGCGGAAGACGCGAAAGGTTTTATCAAAATCTTAGGAAATCAGAATAAAATATACCAACAAGTGAATCAGTAGGCAGTAGGCAAAATAGGAGTTAGAATTTTGTTATTTCAGCTATTTTTAAACTCCATAAAAACAAGAGGCAAGAATCAAGAAGTAAGCAATGAGATGAAAGAAAAGAGATTTATAGAAAAGTCTTTACACAAGTAGCGAAGCGATCTTTGTTCTTGGTTCTAAAATAACCGTCATAATGAGAAGATCATGGAGCGAAGTCGAAATGAGCGACTTGGTTATCTCAAAAAACGGATTACAAAACAAACAACAAACAATATGATACAAGTAGGAATTATAGGAGGTGCAGGATATACCGCAGGAGAATTGATACGACTTTTATTACAGCATCCAAAAGCAACTATCAACTTTGTATATAGCACTTCAAATGCTGGTAATAAAGTAGCGAATATACACCAAGATTTAGTAGGAAGTACGGCACTAGAATTTACCAATAAAATCAATACCACGGTAGATGTACTATTCTTATGTTTAGGACATGGAAATTCTAAAAAGTTTTTAGAAGCAAATTCCTTCTCAGATACCACAAAAATAATTGATTTAGGAAATGATTTTAGGTTGAAAGCGGATAGTGTTTTTAAAGGAAAAGAGTTTGTATACGGCTTGCCTGAATTGCAAAAAGAAGCCATACAGAATGCCTCGTATATTGCCAATCCGGGTTGTTTTGCTACCGCTATTCAATTAGGATTGCTTCCGTTAGCCAATGCCAATTTATTGCAAAATGATGTTCATGTCAATGCGGTAACGGGTGCTACAGGAGCAGGTACTTCTCTTTCTGCTACTACGCATTTTACGTGGAGAGCTAATAACTTCTCTTACTACAAAGCGTTTACACATCAACATTTAGGAGAAATTAATCAGACCCTACACACACTTCAGCAAAGTTTTGAATCGGAAGTAGTCTTTTTACCGAACCGAGGTGATTTTTCTAGAGGAATTTACGCAACACTATACACTAAATTCGAAGGAAGCTTAGAAGAAGCAACACAAGTATATAAAGAATACTACAAAGACGCCGCTTTTACTTTTGTTTCAGAAAATGAATTGCATTTAAAGCAAGTGGTGAATACCAATAAGTGTTTAATTCATTTGCATAAACACGGAGATAAACTACTCATCACAAGCATTATTGACAACTTATTAAAAGGTGCTTCTGGGCAAGCAATTCAAAACATGAATCTCATGTTTAGACTTCAAGAAGATACAGCACTACATCTCAAAGCAACCTATTTTTAAACTAAAAAAATATGAAAATAGCGATCATAGGTACAGGAAATTTAGGAAAATCTATCGCAAAGGGATTAATAAAAAATAATTCGTTCTCGCAACTTTTTCTAACCAAAAGAAATCTTGAAGAATTGAATGAATTTACAAATGTGGCAAATGTTTGCATCGGTTCAAATAACAAGGAAGCAATTACCCAATCTGATGTGTTAATCTTTGCCGTGCAACCTGCTCATTTCGAAGCCATATTAAAAGAAACAGCACCACTACTCTCTACAAATCATATAGTCATATCAACCATAACAGGTTTTTCTATTGATAGAATTGAAACAATTATTGGCACAGAAACTTGTATTGTAAGAGCCATGCCAAATACAGCTATCGCCGTTGGAAAGTCGATGACCTGTTTAGCAGCTAATAACGATGATAAAACACAGCTAGCCATTGCTCAAAAAATATTCAATCAACTAGGAACTTCCATGGTAATCCCTGAAAATCAAATGCAAGCTGCCACCGTGGTTTGTGCAAGCGGTATCGCTTTTTGGATGCGTTTGATACGTGCCACTACACAAGCCGCTATTCAGTTAGGTTTTGATGCTAAAGAAGCGCAAAAATTAGCCATGTATACCAGTGAAGGTGCTGCCAATTTGTTAATAACCACCCAAAATCACCCTGAAGAAGAAATAGACAAAGTAACCACTCCGAAAGGTTGTACGATTGAAGGTTTGAATGAAATGGAACACAAAGGGTTAAGTGCAGCACTCATACAAGGAATGGTAGCCTCTTTCAATAAAATTAACAGCATAAAAAAACAATCATGAGTTTATTTAACGTATACCCTCTATTTGATATCACCCCAGTAACAGCCAACGACGTGTATGTATACGACGACAAGGGCAATGAATATTTAGATTTATACGGTGGACATGCCGTAATTTCTATCGGGCACTCACACCCTACATATGTAAAAAACATTAGCGAGCAAGTAAGCAAATTAGGATTCTATAGCAATGCGATTCAAAATCCGCTACAAGTTCAATTAGCTTCTGAATTAGAAGAGGTATCGGGTTGCAAAGACTACCAGTTATTCTTATGCAATTCTGGAGCTGAAGCGAATGAAAATGCCTTGAAACTAGCCTCTTTTCACACCGATAAAAAGAAAGTAATCGCTTTTAAAAACTCGTTTCACGGACGTACTTCAGCGGCGGTTGCGGCAACCGATAATCCAAAAATTGTTGCACCCATCAACGCACAACAAGAAGTAATTTTCTTAGAATTTGAAGACGTAGCCGATGTTGAAAAAGCCTTACAAAACAATGAGGTCTGTGCCATTATTATAGAAACTATTCAAGGTGTTGGCGGATTGGACGAAGCGACCACTGCGTTTTACCAACACTTAGAAAAACTATGCAATCAGTACAACACCGTATTAATTGCCGATGAAATTCAATGCGGCTTTGGTAGAACAGGTGATTTCTTTGCGTTTCAAAAACACGGAATTACTCCGCATATCATCTCCATGGCAAAAGGAATGGGAAACGGATTTCCTGT
It includes:
- the argG gene encoding argininosuccinate synthase; this translates as MKKLVIAYSGGLDTSYCAVSLSKQGYEVHAVSVNTGGFSSEEIKNIEKNAYTMGVATYKNINAVTDYYDQVIKYLIFGNVLKNNTYPLSVSAERIIQAIKIVEYAKSIGANSIAHGSTGAGNDQVRFDMIFQTLAPEIEIITPIRDLQLSRQEEIEYLKNNGIDLSWEKAKYSVNKGLWGTSVGGEETLTSKNPLPEHAYPSQVTKTTPEQVKLSFVKGELVAVNDHKETPVQNIEYLNAIASEFGIGRDIHVGDTIVGIKGRVGFEAAAALITIKAHHLLEKHTLTKWQLQHKEYLASFYGMHLHEGQYLDPVMRDIEAFLENSQSKVTGEVFVTLRPYHFTLDGIDSPHDLMNAKFGSYGELNKGWTAEDAKGFIKILGNQNKIYQQVNQ
- a CDS encoding aspartate aminotransferase family protein; amino-acid sequence: MSLFNVYPLFDITPVTANDVYVYDDKGNEYLDLYGGHAVISIGHSHPTYVKNISEQVSKLGFYSNAIQNPLQVQLASELEEVSGCKDYQLFLCNSGAEANENALKLASFHTDKKKVIAFKNSFHGRTSAAVAATDNPKIVAPINAQQEVIFLEFEDVADVEKALQNNEVCAIIIETIQGVGGLDEATTAFYQHLEKLCNQYNTVLIADEIQCGFGRTGDFFAFQKHGITPHIISMAKGMGNGFPVGGILIHPSIKASFGLLGTTFGGNHLACAAALSVIETLKKEELMENVQQVSNYIMKQTATIPQITRVKGRGFMLGLEFDFPVAALRKKLIYEHHIFTGSAKNPNLLRILPPLTMQKQHIDVFFDALKKELK
- the argC gene encoding N-acetyl-gamma-glutamyl-phosphate reductase; amino-acid sequence: MIQVGIIGGAGYTAGELIRLLLQHPKATINFVYSTSNAGNKVANIHQDLVGSTALEFTNKINTTVDVLFLCLGHGNSKKFLEANSFSDTTKIIDLGNDFRLKADSVFKGKEFVYGLPELQKEAIQNASYIANPGCFATAIQLGLLPLANANLLQNDVHVNAVTGATGAGTSLSATTHFTWRANNFSYYKAFTHQHLGEINQTLHTLQQSFESEVVFLPNRGDFSRGIYATLYTKFEGSLEEATQVYKEYYKDAAFTFVSENELHLKQVVNTNKCLIHLHKHGDKLLITSIIDNLLKGASGQAIQNMNLMFRLQEDTALHLKATYF
- the proC gene encoding pyrroline-5-carboxylate reductase: MKIAIIGTGNLGKSIAKGLIKNNSFSQLFLTKRNLEELNEFTNVANVCIGSNNKEAITQSDVLIFAVQPAHFEAILKETAPLLSTNHIVISTITGFSIDRIETIIGTETCIVRAMPNTAIAVGKSMTCLAANNDDKTQLAIAQKIFNQLGTSMVIPENQMQAATVVCASGIAFWMRLIRATTQAAIQLGFDAKEAQKLAMYTSEGAANLLITTQNHPEEEIDKVTTPKGCTIEGLNEMEHKGLSAALIQGMVASFNKINSIKKQS